A window of the Lactobacillus amylovorus DSM 20531 genome harbors these coding sequences:
- the cydC gene encoding thiol reductant ABC exporter subunit CydC → MSNKILIIKALKHDRWVKPFLHRYKKTLILAIFLGILTFVCGAGLMFCAGFLISKSATRPENILLVYVPIVLTRALGIARPTIQYFERIVSHNWVLRMTSKFRQKMYDALEKDAALFNSKYQLGDVLGLLSDDISHIQNLYLRSIFPMFVAWGLYAIIVISLGILSPLMGLWMLVTFGLMIFAIPIWSIVINGARQDYEKAAQDKLYVDLTDNVMGVTDWMLAGRSQEFLQLHVDSREKLLDVHQRMKKFERFRNFLMQMLFLLIVISLIIWGAAKFGGQQSLLTNWIAAFVLAAFPLNEALAGLPTAAQETNVYQKSLVRLNNLPDPDQKVKEKALSIAAPYNLTIQNIHYTYLHTKKEILRGINLNIHAGEKIAILGKSGAGKSTLAALLRGDRKPTEGQIDLNGIDVTKFGDQMPKYFSVINQKPYLFNTTIANNLRLGNKEASDDQLWDVLDRVGLKKTIEALPEKLETQVEEAGLRFSGGERHRLSLARILLKNTPIVLLDEPTVGLDPITEQAVIETFMKQLNGKTLIWITHHLQGIEKMNQVIFIEDGQIAMQGTPEQLWQNSRYRELKKADQGL, encoded by the coding sequence ATGAGCAATAAAATTCTAATTATTAAAGCGTTAAAACATGATCGCTGGGTAAAACCATTTTTACACCGTTACAAAAAGACATTAATTTTAGCCATTTTCTTAGGGATTTTAACTTTTGTCTGTGGTGCAGGCTTGATGTTTTGTGCAGGCTTTTTAATTAGTAAATCTGCCACACGTCCAGAAAATATTTTGCTGGTATATGTGCCAATAGTTTTAACAAGAGCGTTGGGAATTGCTAGACCAACGATTCAGTATTTTGAAAGAATCGTCAGCCATAATTGGGTTTTACGAATGACATCTAAGTTTAGACAAAAGATGTATGATGCCTTGGAAAAAGACGCGGCATTATTCAACAGTAAATATCAGCTGGGGGATGTTTTAGGATTGCTCTCAGATGATATTAGTCACATTCAAAATCTTTACTTACGGTCAATCTTTCCGATGTTCGTAGCCTGGGGACTTTACGCTATTATTGTCATCAGTCTAGGTATTTTATCGCCACTGATGGGCTTGTGGATGCTAGTTACCTTCGGTTTAATGATTTTTGCAATTCCTATTTGGTCAATTGTGATTAATGGAGCACGGCAAGATTATGAAAAAGCTGCACAAGACAAGCTCTACGTTGACCTGACTGACAATGTCATGGGTGTAACCGATTGGATGCTTGCTGGCAGAAGTCAGGAATTCTTACAGTTGCACGTTGATAGTCGAGAAAAATTATTGGACGTTCACCAAAGGATGAAGAAGTTTGAACGCTTCCGAAATTTCTTGATGCAGATGCTCTTTTTGCTGATAGTTATTAGCTTAATTATCTGGGGTGCAGCTAAATTTGGTGGTCAGCAGAGTCTATTAACTAACTGGATTGCAGCCTTTGTTTTGGCGGCCTTTCCACTCAATGAAGCTTTGGCCGGTTTACCAACGGCAGCACAGGAAACAAATGTTTATCAAAAGTCATTAGTTAGATTGAATAACCTACCTGATCCTGATCAAAAGGTAAAAGAAAAGGCGCTGTCAATTGCAGCACCATATAATTTAACTATTCAGAATATTCACTATACTTATCTACATACTAAGAAAGAAATCTTACGTGGCATTAATTTAAATATTCATGCTGGTGAAAAGATTGCGATCTTGGGTAAAAGCGGAGCAGGCAAGAGTACTTTGGCTGCCTTATTAAGAGGTGATCGAAAGCCAACTGAAGGACAAATTGATTTGAATGGTATCGATGTTACAAAGTTTGGCGATCAAATGCCGAAATACTTTAGCGTCATTAATCAGAAGCCATATTTGTTCAACACGACAATTGCTAATAACCTACGCTTAGGTAATAAAGAGGCAAGTGATGATCAACTCTGGGATGTACTTGACCGAGTAGGTTTGAAAAAGACGATTGAGGCTTTACCTGAAAAGCTGGAGACGCAAGTAGAAGAAGCGGGATTGCGCTTTTCTGGTGGTGAGCGGCACCGCTTATCTTTAGCTCGTATTCTTTTGAAAAATACGCCTATCGTTTTGCTAGATGAACCAACCGTAGGTTTAGATCCAATTACAGAGCAAGCTGTCATTGAAACTTTTATGAAGCAACTGAATGGTAAAACTTTGATTTGGATAACTCACCATTTGCAAGGTATTGAAAAAATGAATCAGGTTATTTTTATCGAAGACGGTCAGATTGCCATGCAGGGTACGCCAGAACAATTGTGGCAAAATTCACGTTATCGTGAATTGAAAAAAGCCGATCAAGGACTTTGA